Genomic DNA from Syntrophomonadaceae bacterium:
ACACCTCCTGGTTTGCCCGGTTTGCCTCCCTTTACCGTCCCCAAACCGACAGCCTGATCCGGGAAGGGCAAGAGGTTGGCCCGAAGGAATTGAAAAATGCTATAGCCGGGAGGGCAAAGCTCAGGTTAGAGCTGGAAGAGACAATGCACCGGCATGGCCTGGACCTTTGGGTTTGCCCGGCCGCCCTGGGTCCGGCCCCGGAAGGTATTGCAGCCACCGGCTCCCCGGCCATGAACCTGCCCTGGACCCATGCCGGCCTGCCGGCTATCACCCTGCCCGCCGGGTCTGCTCAGAACGGCTTGCCCCTTGGCCTGCAAGCAGTTGCCAGGTTTATGGCCGACGAACATCTCCTGCTGTGGGCGCTTGACCTGGAGCAAGTACTGCAACGAATATAGAAGAATGCATCGGTATCAAGTCCTGCGGCTCCTATTTAAAGCTTAATGCCGGAAGTTCATCGGGCAGCCTCTGATGAACCTTCCCGGTTGACTCATTCTTTGCATTGGCATGGTTGTCTGGATCGACGGAAATATATCTTGCCGCAGCTCTGGTTTTCTCACCCTGCGCCAGTTCCCCGGCAACACCTGCTCCATTTTGCCGACAACCTCCGCAGCCAACCTATCCATGGAAGCAGACCGCAGCATGTCAGGGGATATCTCCATCCCCGCTGCTCTGGATTTTTCCCACAAAAGGTAGCGGTTAACCGGCAGACCGGCAGCCAGCGCCCGATCCAGCTCTCCCGGGGTAATCTGATTGACAACAATATAACCCTGGATATTGCGCCAGACCATATGGTCATGCATGATCCGCATCAGTTCCCCTTGATCAAATCCTGGGTTTTTCCCTTTTTGCCCCTCCACAACAGCGGCAAAAACCATATTCTTTTTTTCCCGGCACAGGTAGTTTAAGGCTATCGCCTTTTGGGTAATCAATCCAACGGCTTCATAAACATGAAGTCCTCTTACTTTAACCTGCCGCAACATAGTTTCTCCTTCCTGATTGGCTGCATTGGCTTTAAGCACTTTACCCTCCCTGCTTACCGCCAACTCCACCCTGGAAGTCATGTCCAAAGATACTGATGCCACTGCCGCAGGCATGGCAAAGGGCTTGGCAATCCCTGCCGCCAAAATCAGCAGCAAAAGACCTGCAATTAAAGGCCGGACCCAATTCCGGACAAAAGGCGCATCAGCAATGCTGATGGTCTGTCCCGCACGGACTGGAATGGCAGGCTTAACCAGGCGCCGGTACTCCCCGTCTGCTGTAATCACTACCAGGGTCTTTTTTTCTACCTTAATTACCATGGCCTGGATTTTCCTGTCCACTTTTTCCACCCCTTTCGTCCCAAGGGAAATTGATGATGTCTTTAATTGGCCGAAACTCTTCCTCTGATAAGACCAGGGCCAGTGCGATAATATACCGGCGGCCGGTCTCGATTACCTTGCGGCTAAAGCCTGTTAAAAGTATGATTTCCTTAACCGGCAGAATTTTCTGTTGCCGCAGTTTATTTAAAAGCACAGGTTCCTCCACCAGGGCCTTGGCGGCCTGCATCAGGTTTTGACGGGTATC
This window encodes:
- a CDS encoding anti-sigma factor domain-containing protein, with protein sequence MDRKIQAMVIKVEKKTLVVITADGEYRRLVKPAIPVRAGQTISIADAPFVRNWVRPLIAGLLLLILAAGIAKPFAMPAAVASVSLDMTSRVELAVSREGKVLKANAANQEGETMLRQVKVRGLHVYEAVGLITQKAIALNYLCREKKNMVFAAVVEGQKGKNPGFDQGELMRIMHDHMVWRNIQGYIVVNQITPGELDRALAAGLPVNRYLLWEKSRAAGMEISPDMLRSASMDRLAAEVVGKMEQVLPGNWRRVRKPELRQDIFPSIQTTMPMQRMSQPGRFIRGCPMNFRH